In the Malaya genurostris strain Urasoe2022 chromosome 1, Malgen_1.1, whole genome shotgun sequence genome, one interval contains:
- the LOC131440385 gene encoding fibroblast growth factor receptor homolog 1-like isoform X2: protein MSKKMIATLVLGMLFYSQIERGSSYKISTSDPEVIRINLGNKRLVKETVPLNSKLLIKCNFDTPIWYKNGKPIPTDNRRAKSLKFNAVKRTDAGYYSCGSEFSEWSNLTLSVFSQHEAADSYQNDSPGSGSGGASVARIANLEKKSLLSAIIVESSKGTTPRVPTEIVDNYLLEGPPVFVVGSKDQVINVMRKAGDSYKLKCEIMGEPKFRISWIKDDRMLNTKVGNKSSILLRSLDPEDSGVYACKVCNSNGCVNSTTKLEVEDNPEVPYIQYNNMESHSQLSDSEEPDSPDYVDDEHNYLDYEETDDEEDNEEETGVVEQGAPIGETTENHPTAVVANGELSPGLPFFTKREHMVGLMPKPSGNMVRLRCPADGNPMPNITWTKDNQKIVRSMGSVKYAKWSIVLEDLVPKDSGAYTCNVCNDFGCVSFTTKLEVKDRVNHKPIITKSLTNITAVAGSNVSMECKVLSDLTKIIQWVKFKGFCTECAFIKNKKRDSDNPEVLSLENVTHADEGWYTCVAANTLGASYESAYLRVVDEFPEDDAPTAHPVRPHSTLITIMTTVLSGCFMILAIIVVIVCKKLKREKMKHRAMEHVNQWTKKVIVLKQPPIENNIPGVTEAMQMPIVRIEKQRSTLVQSGNCDPTLISEYEFPIDLNWEFPRNKLALGKNLGEGAFGKVVMAEAQGLVKGQTSTVVAVKMLKEGHTDADVKDLVCEMEVMKMIGKHVNIINLLGCCCKDGPLYVIVEYAPHGNLKDFLRSHRFGTANYEDSIIGEKEKKILTLKELISFAYQIARGMEHLASRRCIHRDLAARNVLVSDGFVMKIADFGLARDIHSQEYYRKTTTGKLPIRWMAPESLEEKFYDSQSDVWSFGVLLWEIMTLGGNPYSSIPTWDNLLEHLKKGKRLEQPPLCPIHIYVVMRECWNYKPKVRPTFSELVQNLDRLVAITSNEEYLDLGLPTLETPPSSDEESDDNDGCERMRMYPFNHSHTTESTF, encoded by the exons ATTAAAATTCAACGCTGTCAAACGAACCGATGCCGGGTACTATTCGTGTGGGTCGGAGTTCAGCGAGTGGTCAAACTTGACCCTGTCGGTGTTCAGTCAACACGAGGCGGCCGATAGCTACCAAAATGATTCGCCAGGAAGCGGCTCAGGCGGTGCAAGTGTTGCTCGTATTGCCAATCTGGAGAAGAAAAGCTTGCTTTCGGCAATAATCGTAGAATCGTCGAAAGGTACCACACCACGAGTACCTACGGAAATTGTTGACAACTATCTTCTCGAAGGACCTCCGGTGTTCGTGGTTGGGAGTAAAGATCAAGTAATCAATGTGATGCGAAAAGCAGGGGATAGTTACAAACTGAAGTGCGAGATCATGGGGGAGCCCAAGTTTCGAATAAGTTGGATTAAAGATGACAGAATGTTGAATACAAAGGTTGGAAATAAATCTAGTATACTTCTGCGCTCGTTAGATCCAGAAGACAGTGGAGTGTATGCATGCAAAGTTTGCAACAGCAACGGGTGTGTTAACTCCACTACTAAGCTAGAAGTAGAGGATAACCCAGAAGTGCCTTATATTCAGTATAACAACATGGAAAGTCACTCACAACTATCGGATAGTGAAGAACCAGATAGTCCTGACTACGTAGATGACGAACACAATTATCTAGACTATGAAGAAACTGATGACGAAGAGGATAATGAAGAAGAAACTGGAGTTGTTGAGCAAGGGGCTCCTATTGGAGAAACCACGGAGAATCATCCAACCGCCGTAGTCGCCAATGGCGAATTGAGCCCTGGACTGCCATTTTTTACTAAACGTGAACACATGGTGGGATTGATGCCAAAACCATCCGGTAATATGGTCCGTCTTCGCTGTCCAGCGGACGGCAATCCGATGCCGAACATAACATGGACGAAGGACAACCAAAAAATAGTGCGCAGCATGGGTTCGGTCAAGTATGCCAAGTGGTCGATCGTTTTGGAAGATTTGGTACCGAAAGATTCCGGAGCGTACACGTGTAATGTGTGTAATGACTTTGGATGTGTCAGCTTCACCACTAAACTGGAAGTGAAAG ATCGTGTTAATCACAAGCCGATAATTACAAAATCGTTAACGAACATTACTGCCGTTGCCGGTTCTAACGTGTCTATGGAATGTAAAGTGTTGAGTGATCTTACCAAGATCATCCAATGGGTCAAATTCAAGGGATTCTGTACGGAATGtgcatttattaaaaataaGAAG CGTGACTCGGATAATCCAGAAGTTCTTAGTCTCGAGAACGTCACCCATGCAGATGAAGGATGGTATACCTGTGTGGCGGCGAACACACTCGGTGCATCCTATGAGAGTGCGTATCTTCGTGTTGTGGATGAATTCCCGGAGGACGACGCACCAACGGCGCATCCTGTCAGACCACACTCAACGCTTATAACGATAATGACTACTGTTCTGTCGGGATGTTTCATGATTCTCGCAATAATAGTTGTGATCGTGTGTAAGAAACTAAAACGAGAAAAGATGAAACATCGTGCCATGGAACATGTCAATCAATGGACAAAAAAAGTAATCGTGCTGAAGCAGCCACctatagagaataacattcCAGGTGTTACGGAGGCTATG CAAATGCCGATCGTTCGAATAGAAAAACAACGGTCGACTCTGGTTCAAAGTGGAAACTGTGACCCAACGCTGATCTCCGAATACGAATTTCCCATCGATCTAAACTGGGAGTTTCCACGCAATAAGCTAGCACTAGGTAAAAATCTCGGCGAGGGTGCCTTCGGTAAGGTTGTAATGGCAGAAGCTCAAGGGCTAGTCAAAGGACAAACTTCCACTGTTGTAGCGGTCAAAATGTTAAAAG AGGGTCACACTGACGCCGATGTTAAAGATTTGGTATGTGAAATGGAGGTCATGAAAATGATTGGAAAACATGTCAACATCATCAATCTGCTTGGATGTTGCTGCAAAGACGGACCATTGTATGTTATTGTCGAATATGCACCACACGGAAACTTGAAGGATTTTCTACGAAGTCACCGTTTCGGAACGGCTAATTATGAAGATTCGATTATCGGagagaaagaaaagaaaatccTTACATTGAAGGAACTGATATCGTTTGCCTACCAGATTGCGCGTGGAATGGAACATTTAGCATCACGCAGG TGTATTCATCGTGACCTGGCAGCGCGTAATGTACTGGTTAGTGATGGATTCGTTATGAAGATTGCCGATTTTGGACTAGCGCGCGACATCCATAGTCAAGAGTATTACCGGAAAACAACGACGGGAAAATTACCGATTCGGTGGATGGCCCCAGAATCTCTCGAAGAGAAATTTTATGACTCCCAAAGCGACGT CTGGTCATTTGGAGTATTACTTTGGGAAATTATGACGCTCGGTGGAAATCCTTACTCTTCTATTCCTACCTGGGATAACTTGTTAGAGCATCTGAAGAAGGGTAAGCGACTGGAGCAACCACCTCTTTGCCCAATTCACAT CTATGTGGTGATGCGAGAATGCTGGAACTACAAGCCAAAGGTGCGACCAACATTCAGCGAGTTAGTTCAAAATTTGGACCGACTGGTTGCGATAACATCCAACGAGGAGTATCTGGATCTCGGATTACCGACTCTGGAGACGCCACCGTCTAGTGACGAGGAGTCAGATGACAACGACGGCTGCGAACGGATGCGAATGTACCCATTCAATCACAGCCATACTACCGAAAGTACCTTTTGA
- the LOC131440385 gene encoding fibroblast growth factor receptor homolog 1-like isoform X1, which yields MSKKMIATLVLGMLFYSQIERGSSYKISTSDPEVIRINLGNKRLVKETVPLNSKLLIKCNFDTPIWYKNGKPIPTDNRRAKSLKFNAVKRTDAGYYSCGSEFSEWSNLTLSVFSQHEAADSYQNDSPGSGSGGASVARIANLEKKSLLSAIIVESSKGTTPRVPTEIVDNYLLEGPPVFVVGSKDQVINVMRKAGDSYKLKCEIMGEPKFRISWIKDDRMLNTKVGNKSSILLRSLDPEDSGVYACKVCNSNGCVNSTTKLEVEDNPEVPYIQYNNMESHSQLSDSEEPDSPDYVDDEHNYLDYEETDDEEDNEEETGVVEQGAPIGETTENHPTAVVANGELSPGLPFFTKREHMVGLMPKPSGNMVRLRCPADGNPMPNITWTKDNQKIVRSMGSVKYAKWSIVLEDLVPKDSGAYTCNVCNDFGCVSFTTKLEVKDRFPARPYIKEGFLQNTTVLVNSTAMFECRTISDLEPHIEWIKFHIINMANPEIPENITKLERDSDNPEVLSLENVTHADEGWYTCVAANTLGASYESAYLRVVDEFPEDDAPTAHPVRPHSTLITIMTTVLSGCFMILAIIVVIVCKKLKREKMKHRAMEHVNQWTKKVIVLKQPPIENNIPGVTEAMQMPIVRIEKQRSTLVQSGNCDPTLISEYEFPIDLNWEFPRNKLALGKNLGEGAFGKVVMAEAQGLVKGQTSTVVAVKMLKEGHTDADVKDLVCEMEVMKMIGKHVNIINLLGCCCKDGPLYVIVEYAPHGNLKDFLRSHRFGTANYEDSIIGEKEKKILTLKELISFAYQIARGMEHLASRRCIHRDLAARNVLVSDGFVMKIADFGLARDIHSQEYYRKTTTGKLPIRWMAPESLEEKFYDSQSDVWSFGVLLWEIMTLGGNPYSSIPTWDNLLEHLKKGKRLEQPPLCPIHIYVVMRECWNYKPKVRPTFSELVQNLDRLVAITSNEEYLDLGLPTLETPPSSDEESDDNDGCERMRMYPFNHSHTTESTF from the exons ATTAAAATTCAACGCTGTCAAACGAACCGATGCCGGGTACTATTCGTGTGGGTCGGAGTTCAGCGAGTGGTCAAACTTGACCCTGTCGGTGTTCAGTCAACACGAGGCGGCCGATAGCTACCAAAATGATTCGCCAGGAAGCGGCTCAGGCGGTGCAAGTGTTGCTCGTATTGCCAATCTGGAGAAGAAAAGCTTGCTTTCGGCAATAATCGTAGAATCGTCGAAAGGTACCACACCACGAGTACCTACGGAAATTGTTGACAACTATCTTCTCGAAGGACCTCCGGTGTTCGTGGTTGGGAGTAAAGATCAAGTAATCAATGTGATGCGAAAAGCAGGGGATAGTTACAAACTGAAGTGCGAGATCATGGGGGAGCCCAAGTTTCGAATAAGTTGGATTAAAGATGACAGAATGTTGAATACAAAGGTTGGAAATAAATCTAGTATACTTCTGCGCTCGTTAGATCCAGAAGACAGTGGAGTGTATGCATGCAAAGTTTGCAACAGCAACGGGTGTGTTAACTCCACTACTAAGCTAGAAGTAGAGGATAACCCAGAAGTGCCTTATATTCAGTATAACAACATGGAAAGTCACTCACAACTATCGGATAGTGAAGAACCAGATAGTCCTGACTACGTAGATGACGAACACAATTATCTAGACTATGAAGAAACTGATGACGAAGAGGATAATGAAGAAGAAACTGGAGTTGTTGAGCAAGGGGCTCCTATTGGAGAAACCACGGAGAATCATCCAACCGCCGTAGTCGCCAATGGCGAATTGAGCCCTGGACTGCCATTTTTTACTAAACGTGAACACATGGTGGGATTGATGCCAAAACCATCCGGTAATATGGTCCGTCTTCGCTGTCCAGCGGACGGCAATCCGATGCCGAACATAACATGGACGAAGGACAACCAAAAAATAGTGCGCAGCATGGGTTCGGTCAAGTATGCCAAGTGGTCGATCGTTTTGGAAGATTTGGTACCGAAAGATTCCGGAGCGTACACGTGTAATGTGTGTAATGACTTTGGATGTGTCAGCTTCACCACTAAACTGGAAGTGAAAG ATCGCTTTCCGGCGCGTCCTTATATCAAGGAAGGTTTTCTACAAAACACTACCGTATTGGTAAATTCAACGGCCATGTTTGAGTGCCGGACGATTTCGGATCTCGAACCACATATCGAGTGGATTAAATTCCACATCATCAATATGGCTAATCCGGAGATACCGGAGAATATTACCAAGTTGGAG CGTGACTCGGATAATCCAGAAGTTCTTAGTCTCGAGAACGTCACCCATGCAGATGAAGGATGGTATACCTGTGTGGCGGCGAACACACTCGGTGCATCCTATGAGAGTGCGTATCTTCGTGTTGTGGATGAATTCCCGGAGGACGACGCACCAACGGCGCATCCTGTCAGACCACACTCAACGCTTATAACGATAATGACTACTGTTCTGTCGGGATGTTTCATGATTCTCGCAATAATAGTTGTGATCGTGTGTAAGAAACTAAAACGAGAAAAGATGAAACATCGTGCCATGGAACATGTCAATCAATGGACAAAAAAAGTAATCGTGCTGAAGCAGCCACctatagagaataacattcCAGGTGTTACGGAGGCTATG CAAATGCCGATCGTTCGAATAGAAAAACAACGGTCGACTCTGGTTCAAAGTGGAAACTGTGACCCAACGCTGATCTCCGAATACGAATTTCCCATCGATCTAAACTGGGAGTTTCCACGCAATAAGCTAGCACTAGGTAAAAATCTCGGCGAGGGTGCCTTCGGTAAGGTTGTAATGGCAGAAGCTCAAGGGCTAGTCAAAGGACAAACTTCCACTGTTGTAGCGGTCAAAATGTTAAAAG AGGGTCACACTGACGCCGATGTTAAAGATTTGGTATGTGAAATGGAGGTCATGAAAATGATTGGAAAACATGTCAACATCATCAATCTGCTTGGATGTTGCTGCAAAGACGGACCATTGTATGTTATTGTCGAATATGCACCACACGGAAACTTGAAGGATTTTCTACGAAGTCACCGTTTCGGAACGGCTAATTATGAAGATTCGATTATCGGagagaaagaaaagaaaatccTTACATTGAAGGAACTGATATCGTTTGCCTACCAGATTGCGCGTGGAATGGAACATTTAGCATCACGCAGG TGTATTCATCGTGACCTGGCAGCGCGTAATGTACTGGTTAGTGATGGATTCGTTATGAAGATTGCCGATTTTGGACTAGCGCGCGACATCCATAGTCAAGAGTATTACCGGAAAACAACGACGGGAAAATTACCGATTCGGTGGATGGCCCCAGAATCTCTCGAAGAGAAATTTTATGACTCCCAAAGCGACGT CTGGTCATTTGGAGTATTACTTTGGGAAATTATGACGCTCGGTGGAAATCCTTACTCTTCTATTCCTACCTGGGATAACTTGTTAGAGCATCTGAAGAAGGGTAAGCGACTGGAGCAACCACCTCTTTGCCCAATTCACAT CTATGTGGTGATGCGAGAATGCTGGAACTACAAGCCAAAGGTGCGACCAACATTCAGCGAGTTAGTTCAAAATTTGGACCGACTGGTTGCGATAACATCCAACGAGGAGTATCTGGATCTCGGATTACCGACTCTGGAGACGCCACCGTCTAGTGACGAGGAGTCAGATGACAACGACGGCTGCGAACGGATGCGAATGTACCCATTCAATCACAGCCATACTACCGAAAGTACCTTTTGA